CCCGGCCTTCGAGCGTGATACGCACGAATTCCGGATAGCCACGCCAGAACTTTCTTAGGTCGGCGGCATAGTCGCCGAAGCGCGACACACCGTCAGCGTGGCGGCCGTGACATTGAACGCACCACTTGAAGTACAATCGTGCGCCCTCCTGAATATGCTCCTCCTGACCGGCAAATGGATTTGCCTTCGGATAGGCATCCTCAGCTTGAACAGCAGTAGTGGTGAGCCACGTCAATCCAATGGCAACGACGACCGCAAAGGCCAGGGCAAAAAGCCACTGCCGACGAAAGTAGACTGTCACGAGCGATTCTCCTTGTCGTTCGACTGTTTCCGGTGACGGCAGAAACCATCACGTCTGGAAGAGACACATAATCAAACAGAAAAAGAAGGGGCAAGAGGTCGATGACCTCTTGCCC
This Alphaproteobacteria bacterium DNA region includes the following protein-coding sequences:
- a CDS encoding cytochrome c yields the protein MTVYFRRQWLFALAFAVVVAIGLTWLTTTAVQAEDAYPKANPFAGQEEHIQEGARLYFKWCVQCHGRHADGVSRFGDYAADLRKFWRGYPEFVRITLEGRVKKRMPPWGGVLDEDEIAQIGTYLETLALPGAKWVLD